A genomic region of Candidatus Firestonebacteria bacterium RIFOXYD2_FULL_39_29 contains the following coding sequences:
- a CDS encoding ribosome silencing factor, whose translation MALEGQKLAEEIAELAAEKKASNIMILDLRKLDYCADFFVIASADSYVQVGAIAGNIEEDLRARGVYPYHTESDRNSNWMLLDYSDVVVHIFEEGTRKFYSLERLWGDAKVIEFGKSEKPAEVVKMKVVKTKKAVAKKAKPVKGKKKNAGASKAKPKGRVKKSSKK comes from the coding sequence ATGGCATTAGAAGGACAGAAATTAGCGGAAGAGATAGCGGAGCTGGCGGCAGAGAAGAAGGCTTCGAATATTATGATTTTAGACCTTCGAAAACTGGATTATTGCGCGGACTTTTTTGTTATTGCGAGCGCGGATTCTTATGTTCAGGTGGGGGCGATAGCTGGTAATATTGAGGAAGATTTGAGAGCGCGAGGGGTATATCCTTACCATACCGAGTCTGATAGAAATAGCAACTGGATGCTGCTTGATTATTCGGATGTAGTTGTGCATATCTTTGAAGAGGGAACACGTAAGTTTTACTCACTGGAAAGGTTGTGGGGCGATGCGAAAGTTATAGAATTTGGAAAATCAGAAAAACCTGCAGAAGTTGTGAAAATGAAAGTTGTCAAAACAAAAAAGGCTGTGGCAAAGAAAGCAAAACCTGTGAAAGGGAAGAAAAAAAATGCTGGAGCAAGTAAAGCAAAACCTAAGGGAAGAGTTAAAAAAAGCTCTAAAAAATAG